A single Streptomyces sannanensis DNA region contains:
- a CDS encoding D-alanine--D-alanine ligase family protein yields MSSENLPQSPEQQLRKPRVAVVFGGRSSEHGISVVTAGAVLRAIDRTKYDVLPIGITRDGRWALTADEPDRMAITDRKVPDVEQLAESAEGTVVLSVDPGSREVAYSEPGAVPKALGDVDVVFPVLHGPYGEDGTLQGLLELAGVPYVGSGVLASAIGMDKEYMKRVFISYGLPIGPYEVVRPREWEHDPSAVRKRIVDFAGEHGWPLFIKPARAGSSMGISKVDDLSGLDEAIEEARRHDPKILVESLLRGREIECGVLELEDGPRASAPAEIPPVSDHDFYDFEAKYIDSASGIVPAPLSGEQTAEVQHLAVKAFEAASCEGLVRADFFLTEDGEFVINEINTMPGFTPISMYPRMWQESGVSYPELVDRLIQAALRRSTGLR; encoded by the coding sequence ATGAGCAGCGAGAACCTCCCCCAGAGCCCGGAGCAGCAGCTCCGCAAGCCGCGTGTGGCCGTTGTGTTCGGCGGCCGCAGCTCCGAGCACGGCATCTCCGTGGTCACCGCCGGCGCCGTCCTGCGCGCCATCGACCGTACGAAGTACGACGTACTGCCGATCGGCATCACGCGGGACGGCCGCTGGGCGCTCACCGCCGACGAGCCGGACCGGATGGCCATCACCGACCGCAAGGTCCCGGACGTCGAGCAGCTGGCCGAGTCCGCGGAGGGCACGGTCGTACTGTCCGTCGACCCGGGCAGCCGCGAGGTCGCCTACAGCGAGCCCGGCGCGGTGCCCAAGGCGCTCGGCGATGTCGACGTCGTCTTCCCCGTGCTGCACGGCCCGTACGGCGAGGACGGCACCCTCCAGGGGCTGCTGGAGCTGGCCGGCGTCCCGTACGTGGGCTCCGGTGTGCTCGCCTCGGCGATCGGCATGGACAAGGAGTACATGAAGCGGGTCTTCATCTCCTACGGCCTGCCCATCGGCCCGTACGAGGTGGTCCGCCCCCGTGAGTGGGAGCATGACCCGTCCGCCGTCCGCAAGCGGATCGTGGATTTCGCGGGCGAGCACGGCTGGCCGCTGTTCATCAAGCCCGCCCGGGCCGGTTCCTCCATGGGTATCTCCAAGGTCGACGATCTCTCCGGACTCGACGAGGCGATCGAGGAAGCCCGCCGCCACGACCCCAAGATCCTGGTCGAGTCGCTGCTGCGCGGACGTGAGATCGAGTGCGGGGTGCTGGAGTTGGAGGACGGTCCGCGCGCCAGCGCGCCCGCCGAGATCCCGCCGGTCAGCGACCACGACTTCTACGACTTCGAGGCGAAGTACATCGACTCGGCGTCCGGGATCGTGCCCGCTCCGCTCAGCGGGGAGCAGACGGCGGAGGTCCAGCACCTCGCGGTGAAGGCCTTCGAGGCCGCGTCCTGCGAGGGCCTGGTCCGCGCGGACTTCTTCCTCACCGAGGACGGCGAGTTCGTGATCAACGAGATCAACACCATGCCGGGCTTCACGCCGATCTCCATGTACCCGCGGATGTGGCAGGAGAGCGGTGTGAGCTACCCGGAGCTGGTGGACCGCCTGATCCAGGCGGCACTGCGCCGTTCGACGGGGCTGCGCTAG